From the genome of Verrucomicrobiia bacterium, one region includes:
- a CDS encoding substrate-binding domain-containing protein: protein MKSKAPRLLTLLSLGLTAILWSGCSDASKSSSDAAPSGGARTFTIGMSQCNLGEPWRVQMNEDIKNAAAKHANLKVVFKDAQNDTLKQRAHVEEFVSSKVDLLIISPKEAQPLTEPVAKAMEAGIPVIVLDRRLLGDQYTCFIGADNKKIGKAAGEWIVKTLGGQGSIVELMGLQTSTPGQDRHSGFVEGIAGSNLKIIFSADMKWLEPDARKEMESALSRFDKIDLVYAHNDPGAHGAYLAAKAAGRTGIKFVGIDALPQEGVAYVSQGILDATFQYPTGGAEAIDTALKILQGETAPKEIVLGTRLFDKANVTQGGLELK from the coding sequence ATGAAATCGAAAGCCCCTCGTCTGCTCACCTTACTGTCCCTCGGCTTGACCGCGATCCTATGGAGCGGTTGCTCGGACGCCTCCAAGTCCTCCAGCGACGCGGCCCCATCAGGTGGCGCGCGCACGTTCACCATCGGCATGTCGCAATGCAACCTGGGCGAACCCTGGCGCGTGCAGATGAATGAGGACATCAAAAACGCCGCCGCCAAGCACGCCAACTTAAAAGTGGTTTTCAAGGACGCGCAAAACGACACGCTGAAACAGCGCGCCCACGTCGAGGAATTTGTCAGTTCCAAGGTGGACCTGCTCATCATCAGTCCGAAGGAGGCGCAGCCGCTCACCGAACCGGTGGCCAAAGCGATGGAAGCGGGCATCCCGGTCATCGTGCTGGATCGCCGGTTGCTCGGGGACCAATACACCTGCTTCATCGGCGCGGACAACAAGAAGATCGGCAAAGCCGCGGGTGAATGGATCGTCAAGACGCTCGGCGGCCAGGGCAGCATTGTCGAGTTGATGGGCCTGCAAACCTCCACGCCGGGCCAGGATCGGCACAGCGGCTTTGTGGAAGGCATCGCTGGTTCGAATCTCAAAATCATCTTCAGCGCGGATATGAAGTGGCTTGAACCCGATGCCCGCAAAGAAATGGAATCCGCCCTGTCCCGCTTTGATAAAATTGATCTGGTCTATGCGCACAACGATCCCGGTGCGCATGGCGCCTATCTCGCCGCCAAAGCGGCCGGGCGCACGGGCATCAAGTTCGTCGGCATTGACGCGTTGCCGCAGGAAGGGGTGGCCTACGTGAGCCAGGGTATTTTGGACGCCACCTTTCAATACCCAACCGGTGGTGCGGAAGCGATTGATACCGCCCTGAAAATTCTTCAAGGCGAAACGGCACCCAAAGAAATCGTGCTCGGCACCCGGCTGTTCGACAAAGCGAATGTGACGCAAGGCGGACTGGAACTGAAGTAA
- a CDS encoding bifunctional acetate--CoA ligase family protein/GNAT family N-acetyltransferase, with protein sequence METTASHNSQAIESAHDIFHHARKLPLDAIFRPRSLALIGATENPGSVGRTIFQNLGRGGFRGPVYPVNPKRNSVLGVKAYPRVGALPEPVDLAVICTPAKTVPSLIQECVEARIPGAIIISAGFKETGSEGVALEKAILDCARGGRMRIVGPNCLGVMMPHQGLNATFATTIARPGNVGFLSQSGALCTAVLDWSLKEKVGFSTFTSVGSMLDVGWGDLIYYLGDDPHTKSIVIYMETIGDARAFLSAAREVALSKPIILIKPGRTEGAARAAASHTGSLTGSDDVLDAAFKRCGVLRVNNISDLFYMSEVIGRQPRPKGNRLTMITNAGGPGVLATDALITNGGALADLSKATVEELNKILPAAWSHNNPIDVLGDASAEVYAKTLEITGRDPQSNGLLVILTPQAMTDSTGTAEKLKAFGHIEGKPVLASWMGGDEVAAGEAILNVAGIPTFPYPDTAARVFTQMFKYAQNIRALYETPVPSAADGNLESGRAQANALIEKVRRAERTTLTEAESKALLDCYQIPTVPTQIARTETEAVRLATRLRFPVVLKLYSRTITHKTDVGGVQLNLRSGAEVRRAFKAIKSACGKKAGAQHFQGVTVQPMISLGEGYELILGSSVDPQFGPVLLFGMGGQLVEVFKDKALGLPPLNTTLARRMMETTKIYQALKGVRGRKAVNLAALEKLMVSFSQLVAEQRWIKEIDINPLFASADQLVALDARVILHEPQMSEAHLPKLAIRPYPMRYVSRWKTKDGTAITIRPIRPEDEPLLVTFHQTLSPESVYLRYFNQLKLDERIAHERLVRICFNDYDREMALVAELKVKGAANQILGVGRLTKHRGLNEAEFALLVSDRWQQQGIGTELLRRILQVAANEKLSRVTAEILAGNHGMKALVKKLGFRIRVQPGGADIMAEYAVKS encoded by the coding sequence ATGGAAACGACCGCCTCGCACAACTCGCAAGCCATCGAGTCCGCGCATGATATTTTTCACCACGCGCGAAAATTGCCGTTGGATGCAATCTTCCGCCCGCGTTCCCTTGCCTTGATTGGCGCGACGGAAAATCCGGGCAGCGTCGGTCGCACCATTTTTCAAAATCTCGGTCGCGGTGGTTTCAGGGGGCCGGTTTATCCGGTCAACCCGAAACGCAATTCCGTCCTCGGCGTCAAAGCTTACCCGCGCGTCGGCGCCTTGCCTGAGCCGGTGGATTTGGCCGTTATTTGCACTCCGGCCAAAACGGTTCCGAGTCTCATTCAAGAGTGCGTCGAGGCGCGAATTCCCGGCGCCATCATCATCAGCGCAGGGTTCAAGGAGACCGGATCGGAAGGGGTGGCGTTAGAAAAGGCGATTCTGGACTGTGCGCGCGGTGGCCGTATGCGCATCGTGGGGCCGAACTGTCTTGGCGTTATGATGCCGCATCAGGGATTAAACGCCACGTTTGCCACCACCATTGCGCGCCCGGGCAACGTCGGCTTTCTGAGTCAGAGCGGAGCGTTATGCACCGCGGTATTGGATTGGTCGTTGAAGGAGAAGGTCGGTTTCAGCACGTTCACTTCGGTGGGTTCAATGCTCGATGTGGGCTGGGGCGACTTGATTTATTACCTGGGGGACGATCCGCACACCAAGAGCATTGTCATTTACATGGAAACGATTGGCGATGCGCGGGCGTTTTTATCCGCCGCCCGCGAAGTTGCCTTGAGCAAGCCGATCATCCTCATCAAACCCGGCCGTACCGAGGGAGCGGCGCGCGCCGCCGCTTCGCATACGGGTTCGTTGACTGGTAGCGACGACGTCCTGGACGCCGCGTTCAAGCGCTGTGGCGTGCTCCGGGTGAACAACATTTCCGACTTGTTCTACATGTCCGAAGTGATCGGACGGCAACCGCGTCCAAAAGGAAATCGGTTGACCATGATCACCAATGCCGGCGGTCCGGGCGTGTTGGCGACGGACGCATTGATCACCAACGGCGGCGCATTGGCGGACCTTTCCAAGGCCACGGTGGAGGAACTGAACAAAATTCTTCCGGCGGCCTGGTCGCACAACAACCCGATTGACGTTTTGGGTGACGCGAGCGCCGAGGTGTACGCGAAAACTCTGGAGATCACCGGGCGTGATCCGCAGAGCAACGGATTGCTGGTCATCCTGACGCCGCAAGCCATGACCGACAGCACGGGCACGGCGGAAAAGTTGAAGGCGTTTGGCCACATCGAGGGCAAACCTGTGCTGGCCAGTTGGATGGGCGGCGACGAGGTGGCGGCGGGGGAGGCGATTCTGAATGTCGCCGGAATCCCGACCTTTCCTTACCCGGACACCGCCGCGCGCGTTTTTACCCAGATGTTCAAATACGCGCAAAACATTCGCGCTCTCTACGAAACGCCCGTGCCTTCGGCGGCGGACGGCAACTTGGAATCCGGTCGTGCCCAAGCCAACGCCTTGATTGAAAAAGTCCGGCGCGCGGAGCGCACGACGCTCACCGAGGCTGAATCCAAAGCGCTCCTGGATTGTTACCAAATTCCCACCGTTCCCACCCAGATCGCGCGGACGGAGACCGAGGCGGTGCGATTGGCCACGCGCCTGCGGTTTCCGGTGGTGCTCAAGCTGTATTCGCGGACCATCACGCACAAGACCGACGTCGGCGGCGTGCAATTGAATCTGCGCAGCGGCGCGGAAGTGCGGCGCGCGTTCAAGGCCATCAAATCCGCCTGCGGCAAAAAGGCGGGCGCGCAACATTTTCAGGGGGTGACCGTGCAGCCGATGATTTCGTTGGGCGAGGGGTATGAACTGATCCTGGGCAGCAGTGTGGATCCGCAATTTGGTCCGGTGCTGCTTTTCGGGATGGGCGGACAATTGGTCGAGGTGTTCAAGGACAAGGCGCTGGGCTTGCCGCCGTTGAACACGACGCTGGCGCGGCGCATGATGGAAACAACGAAGATTTATCAAGCGCTCAAAGGCGTGCGCGGTCGCAAAGCCGTGAATCTGGCGGCCCTGGAAAAATTGATGGTGAGCTTCAGCCAGTTGGTGGCCGAGCAGCGGTGGATCAAGGAAATTGACATCAATCCGCTCTTCGCCTCGGCGGATCAACTCGTGGCACTCGATGCGCGGGTCATTTTGCATGAACCGCAAATGTCGGAGGCGCATTTGCCGAAGCTCGCCATTCGTCCGTATCCGATGCGCTACGTTTCCCGTTGGAAGACCAAGGACGGCACCGCCATCACCATCCGCCCGATCCGTCCCGAGGACGAACCGCTGCTGGTGACGTTCCATCAAACGCTGTCGCCGGAGAGCGTTTATCTGCGTTACTTCAACCAGTTGAAACTCGACGAGCGCATTGCGCACGAGCGCCTGGTCCGGATTTGCTTCAACGATTACGATCGGGAGATGGCGCTCGTGGCCGAACTCAAGGTCAAAGGTGCGGCGAACCAAATCCTCGGCGTGGGCCGACTGACCAAGCATCGCGGTTTGAACGAGGCCGAGTTTGCGCTGCTGGTGAGTGACCGCTGGCAGCAACAGGGAATCGGTACGGAATTGCTGCGTCGGATTTTGCAGGTGGCCGCGAACGAAAAGCTGTCGCGCGTGACGGCGGAGATTTTGGCCGGAAATCATGGCATGAAAGCTTTGGTCAAAAAACTGGGCTTCCGCATCCGGGTTCAACCCGGCGGCGCTGACATCATGGCTGAGTACGCGGTAAAATCGTAG
- a CDS encoding sugar ABC transporter ATP-binding protein has product MTAAPPVSTERVPLVRLTGISKRFGPVRVLHQVQLEVAAGEVHVLAGENGAGKSTLIKILAGIHTDFEGRIEYAGRAARPRSPLEANALGVAVIHQELSLIGPMSVADNIFLGRMPTRNGFVRDARQHEEARHWVRQLGLELDVRRPVEQFPIAVQQLIEIAKALSQNARVLVMDEPTSALNAPEVEKLFGLIRTLKARGCGIVYITHKMEEIEHIADRITVLRDGEWIGTAPAKELPPAQFIQWMVGRELGEQFPRRAPQPGAERLRLENFNVHPDGFAAKPAAENITLAVRAGEILGIGGLQGSGASQLLLGLFGAYGHLTRGRVWLEGQETRFTSPRAAISSGLVLLTNDRKATGLVLPLSIIANATLAGLRELTRAGWRHPATERAAAERTTGQMRLRAASLDLEVGALSGGNQQKVAIAKWLQTQPKVLLLDEPTRGIDVGAKREIYQLMDEWTAQGMAIILITSELPELMTLSDRIVVLHRGRLTAAFTRAQATPETILAAAMGHAAVPTAIQKS; this is encoded by the coding sequence ATGACCGCAGCGCCACCAGTCAGTACCGAGCGCGTGCCTTTGGTGCGCCTGACCGGCATCTCGAAGCGCTTCGGTCCGGTGCGCGTGCTGCATCAGGTACAATTGGAGGTGGCGGCGGGCGAAGTTCACGTGCTGGCGGGTGAAAATGGAGCGGGCAAAAGCACCTTGATAAAAATTCTCGCGGGCATTCACACCGATTTCGAAGGCCGCATCGAATACGCGGGTCGAGCCGCCCGGCCCCGCTCGCCGTTGGAAGCCAACGCGCTCGGCGTGGCGGTGATCCATCAGGAATTGTCGCTGATCGGCCCCATGAGCGTGGCGGACAACATTTTTCTCGGTCGCATGCCGACGCGCAACGGTTTCGTCCGCGACGCGCGCCAGCATGAGGAAGCCCGGCACTGGGTGCGGCAACTGGGGCTGGAATTGGACGTGCGCCGGCCAGTTGAACAATTTCCCATCGCCGTCCAGCAACTCATCGAGATCGCCAAGGCGCTGAGTCAAAACGCCCGGGTGCTCGTCATGGATGAACCGACCAGCGCTTTGAACGCGCCCGAAGTCGAGAAGCTCTTTGGCCTGATCCGCACCTTGAAAGCCCGCGGCTGCGGGATCGTTTACATCACGCACAAGATGGAGGAGATCGAGCACATCGCGGATCGCATCACGGTGCTGCGCGATGGCGAATGGATCGGCACCGCTCCGGCCAAAGAGCTGCCCCCGGCGCAATTCATTCAATGGATGGTCGGTCGCGAGTTGGGGGAACAATTTCCCCGCCGCGCGCCCCAGCCGGGCGCCGAACGATTGCGGCTTGAAAATTTCAATGTTCATCCTGACGGCTTTGCCGCCAAGCCGGCGGCGGAAAACATCACGCTGGCAGTCCGGGCCGGCGAGATCCTCGGCATCGGGGGTCTGCAAGGTTCCGGCGCGAGCCAATTGTTGCTCGGTCTGTTCGGCGCGTACGGTCACTTGACCCGTGGCCGGGTGTGGTTAGAGGGCCAAGAAACCCGTTTTACAAGCCCGCGCGCCGCAATCAGCTCCGGTCTGGTTTTATTGACCAACGATCGCAAAGCCACCGGATTGGTTTTGCCGCTTTCCATTATCGCCAATGCCACGCTGGCCGGTTTGCGCGAGCTGACCCGCGCGGGTTGGCGTCACCCCGCCACCGAACGCGCCGCGGCGGAACGCACGACCGGTCAGATGAGATTGCGCGCGGCCTCGCTGGATTTGGAGGTCGGCGCGCTCTCGGGCGGCAACCAACAAAAAGTGGCCATCGCCAAATGGCTGCAAACCCAGCCCAAGGTGTTGTTGCTCGATGAACCGACGCGCGGAATTGACGTCGGCGCCAAACGCGAGATTTATCAATTGATGGATGAATGGACGGCGCAAGGCATGGCCATCATCCTGATTACGTCCGAGCTGCCCGAGTTGATGACCTTGAGCGATCGCATCGTGGTGCTGCATCGCGGCCGATTGACCGCCGCCTTCACCCGCGCCCAGGCGACCCCCGAAACCATTCTGGCGGCGGCCATGGGACACGCCGCCGTTCCGACTGCCATCCAAAAATCATGA
- a CDS encoding plasmid stabilization protein, whose translation MKHQLLTSPAFLRSAKRYLKKHPAAATELETLLECLTADPFAPALRTHKLKGALAGSWASSGGYDLRVVFHLTKHRGHAAIALEAVGAHDEVY comes from the coding sequence GTGAAACACCAGTTGCTGACCAGTCCGGCGTTTTTGCGTTCCGCCAAGCGATACCTCAAGAAACACCCGGCTGCCGCGACTGAACTGGAAACGCTGCTCGAATGTCTGACCGCCGATCCGTTTGCGCCCGCGCTTCGCACACACAAACTCAAAGGCGCGCTGGCTGGTTCCTGGGCTTCCAGCGGCGGATATGATTTGCGCGTGGTTTTTCATCTGACCAAACATCGCGGTCACGCCGCGATTGCGCTCGAAGCCGTTGGCGCGCACGACGAAGTTTATTGA
- a CDS encoding DNA polymerase III subunit gives MAFTDFPDQAQGVELLQRSLQRGRLGHAYLFTGNQIDPLEALAKTLAKTLNCQNPRKVDGQPVDCCDVCLSCKKVDQEIHGDVFWLRPESKSRQIKIEFITRRDESPSRVLLDAINLKARESEFKIAIISGADRLTVSAANAFLKTLEEPPPKSVIILLSTAPTRVLETILSRCLRLNFGTENSRDWSDEVQTWLERFSALAGQEQKSLLGRYRLLDVLTSYLAKMREAVDAELTSKSPLERYEEIEKDLRKQWQDELKAAIEAEYRHRRDEVLLGLQWWLRDIWLHTLKSEPRMLGFPKTTDTSTIAGRLTPREAQENLKVFDHLHRLLHTNVQEALALEVCLLKLHL, from the coding sequence ATGGCCTTCACCGATTTTCCAGACCAGGCGCAGGGCGTCGAGTTGTTGCAGCGCTCGCTGCAACGGGGCCGACTGGGCCACGCCTACCTGTTCACCGGCAACCAGATTGACCCTTTGGAAGCCCTGGCCAAAACTCTGGCCAAAACTTTGAACTGCCAGAATCCGCGCAAGGTTGACGGGCAACCGGTGGATTGCTGTGACGTTTGCCTGAGCTGCAAAAAGGTGGACCAGGAAATTCACGGCGACGTGTTCTGGCTGCGCCCGGAATCCAAATCCCGCCAGATCAAAATCGAATTTATCACTCGTCGCGACGAGAGTCCGTCTCGTGTGCTTCTGGACGCCATCAACCTGAAAGCTCGCGAGAGCGAGTTCAAAATCGCCATCATTTCGGGGGCGGATCGGTTGACCGTCTCCGCCGCCAATGCCTTTCTCAAAACGCTCGAGGAACCGCCACCGAAATCCGTGATTATTTTATTATCCACGGCGCCAACCCGCGTTCTGGAGACGATTCTGTCGCGCTGTCTGCGTTTGAACTTCGGGACGGAAAACTCACGCGATTGGAGTGATGAAGTACAAACCTGGTTGGAGCGTTTCAGCGCCCTGGCCGGGCAGGAGCAGAAAAGTCTGCTGGGTAGATACCGGTTGCTCGACGTGCTGACTTCGTACCTGGCGAAAATGAGAGAGGCGGTAGATGCGGAACTGACCAGCAAATCGCCGCTGGAAAGGTATGAGGAGATCGAGAAAGACTTGCGCAAACAATGGCAGGACGAATTGAAAGCCGCCATCGAAGCCGAATACCGCCACCGGCGCGACGAGGTGCTTCTGGGGTTGCAATGGTGGCTGCGCGATATCTGGCTGCACACCTTGAAGAGTGAACCCAGAATGTTGGGCTTCCCGAAAACGACCGACACGAGCACGATCGCCGGACGGCTCACGCCCCGCGAGGCCCAAGAGAACTTGAAGGTGTTTGACCATTTACACCGTCTGCTTCACACCAACGTCCAGGAAGCTCTCGCACTGGAAGTTTGCCTGCTTAAGTTACAC
- a CDS encoding ABC transporter permease, protein MSETSPTKSPNPFIQCVSSPAGRAFLALLLVCLVGTIFNADGAFFKIGTHRDALRQASVYGILACGSTLVIITAGIDLAVGSVLALVAVCCSKMAIHWGWSGWLVVPACLLVGCASGGLAGVVTARLRVQPFIATLALMVLARGAAKYASGGMKVSTAVKNASGGYDYVDVPALFRLVDTRILGGHLSVVTVIFLVCLGLAWLALAKHSWGRYLYAIGGNEEASRLSGVPVVWAKIFAYVASGMLAAVAGICQAAQEQQGDPEAGVGYELIAIAMVVIGGTSLMGGRGGMGLTLLGVLTIGYLDKILSINAVPEAGRLMLTGVIIVTAVLTQQRKRT, encoded by the coding sequence ATGAGCGAAACCTCCCCAACCAAATCGCCTAATCCTTTCATCCAGTGCGTATCCAGCCCGGCGGGGCGCGCGTTTCTCGCGCTGTTGCTCGTGTGTCTGGTCGGCACGATCTTCAATGCTGACGGCGCGTTTTTCAAAATCGGCACGCACCGTGACGCGCTGCGCCAGGCGTCGGTGTACGGCATTCTCGCGTGCGGCTCGACGCTGGTCATCATCACGGCGGGAATTGATCTGGCGGTGGGCAGTGTGCTGGCGTTGGTGGCGGTTTGTTGTTCCAAGATGGCCATCCATTGGGGCTGGAGCGGATGGCTGGTCGTTCCCGCCTGTTTGCTGGTGGGGTGCGCGAGCGGCGGGTTGGCGGGCGTGGTGACGGCGCGACTGCGCGTGCAACCATTCATCGCCACGCTGGCCTTGATGGTGCTGGCGCGCGGCGCGGCCAAATACGCCTCCGGCGGCATGAAGGTTTCCACCGCGGTAAAGAACGCAAGCGGCGGTTACGATTACGTGGATGTGCCCGCGTTGTTTCGCCTGGTGGACACGCGGATCCTTGGCGGCCATCTCTCGGTGGTGACGGTGATTTTTCTCGTCTGCCTGGGGCTGGCGTGGCTGGCGCTGGCTAAACATAGTTGGGGGCGTTACCTGTATGCCATTGGCGGCAACGAGGAAGCTTCGCGACTCTCCGGCGTGCCGGTGGTTTGGGCTAAAATTTTTGCCTATGTCGCCTCGGGCATGTTGGCGGCCGTGGCGGGGATTTGTCAGGCCGCGCAGGAACAACAAGGCGATCCCGAAGCGGGGGTGGGCTACGAATTGATTGCCATCGCGATGGTGGTCATTGGCGGCACCAGTTTGATGGGCGGACGCGGCGGCATGGGTTTGACCTTGCTGGGCGTTCTGACTATTGGTTATCTGGACAAGATTCTTAGCATCAACGCCGTGCCGGAAGCGGGGCGATTGATGTTGACCGGCGTCATCATCGTAACGGCGGTGTTGACGCAACAACGTAAACGAACGTAA
- a CDS encoding DUF2961 domain-containing protein: protein MKTKILITWFSVVLAAAFTWAADTPFNGLGTDIGNLYRLSDAKSRSISPENFTGEKGKGAMSTDGPARHAARDLGPGWKLSPYVHIPGKKTFTLAEIDGPGCIQHIWLTPAPLDKTRWMILRFYWDDEPEPSVEVPLGDFFACGWARYCQINSLAVGVNPGSAFNSYWQMPFRKKARVTIENLDDAQITIYYQIDYALTSVPDDAAYFHAQFRREDPLRQAGLYTILDGVTGKGHYVGTYLAWEVHSTGWWGEGEIKFYLDGDKEFPTIAGTGTEDYFCGSYNFDTGGPDGKRRYTEFTGPYAGMPQVIRPDGLYDSQQRFGLYRWHITDPIRFDQDLKVTIQALGWMSGGRYLPLKDDIASVAFWYQTEPHGKFPPLPSKDELELK, encoded by the coding sequence ATGAAAACAAAAATTCTCATCACCTGGTTCAGCGTTGTTTTAGCCGCTGCCTTTACTTGGGCTGCGGACACTCCGTTTAACGGTCTGGGCACCGATATCGGAAATCTCTATCGCCTGTCCGATGCCAAATCGCGCTCGATCTCTCCGGAGAATTTCACGGGCGAAAAAGGGAAGGGCGCCATGTCCACCGATGGTCCGGCCCGTCATGCGGCCCGCGATTTGGGGCCGGGTTGGAAGCTATCGCCTTACGTTCATATTCCGGGCAAGAAAACTTTCACGCTGGCGGAAATTGACGGTCCGGGTTGCATTCAACACATCTGGCTGACCCCCGCGCCGCTGGACAAAACGCGTTGGATGATTTTGCGGTTTTATTGGGATGACGAGCCCGAGCCTTCGGTGGAGGTGCCGTTGGGAGATTTTTTTGCGTGCGGTTGGGCGCGCTACTGCCAGATCAATTCACTCGCGGTGGGGGTCAACCCGGGCAGCGCCTTTAATTCTTACTGGCAAATGCCGTTTCGCAAAAAGGCGCGGGTGACCATTGAAAACCTCGATGACGCGCAAATCACCATTTATTATCAGATTGATTACGCGCTTACCTCGGTGCCGGATGACGCGGCGTATTTCCATGCGCAATTCCGTCGGGAAGATCCGCTCCGACAGGCCGGGCTATACACCATCCTTGATGGCGTGACGGGCAAGGGACATTACGTCGGCACTTATCTGGCGTGGGAAGTTCACAGCACCGGTTGGTGGGGTGAGGGTGAAATCAAATTCTATCTGGATGGCGACAAGGAGTTTCCGACCATCGCCGGCACGGGCACGGAAGATTATTTCTGTGGCAGTTACAATTTCGATACTGGCGGACCGGATGGCAAACGACGGTACACGGAATTTACCGGGCCCTACGCGGGGATGCCGCAGGTCATTCGTCCGGACGGCCTTTACGATTCGCAGCAACGCTTCGGGCTGTATCGCTGGCACATCACCGATCCGATTCGATTCGACCAGGACTTGAAAGTGACCATCCAAGCGCTCGGCTGGATGTCGGGGGGACGGTACCTCCCGCTCAAGGATGACATCGCGTCAGTGGCGTTCTGGTATCAAACCGAACCTCACGGCAAGTTCCCACCGTTGCCCAGCAAGGACGAACTGGAGTTGAAGTAA
- a CDS encoding family 43 glycosylhydrolase, giving the protein MKQLAIGWLLTFTLATATVATTQPRTLVTSGEFKQIYNPSVGESSPWYINDHCFIRAQDGKWHLFGITREEPAKPMEEITFAHATADTLTQSPWQKLPPALTVAREAPWREVHLWAPHVIFHNNLYYMFYCAGGINSNTNYQICLATSPDLKTWTRSPKNPLVVDGYDARDPYILRLSDRWVMYYTATSQPQGGNHIVAYVTSQDLLTWTNRGVAFTDPATGTWGGPTESPFVVPHGGAYYLFIGPRDAYDSTHVFVSKDPFHWSIENKVGDIPAHAAEVIQDTDGQWYVSRAGWGKGGVYLAPLTWHDTP; this is encoded by the coding sequence ATGAAACAACTGGCAATCGGATGGCTTCTGACGTTCACCCTGGCGACCGCCACCGTCGCCACGACGCAACCACGCACGTTGGTCACAAGCGGTGAGTTCAAACAAATTTACAATCCCAGCGTGGGCGAGTCGTCACCCTGGTACATCAACGATCACTGCTTCATTCGCGCGCAAGACGGCAAGTGGCATTTGTTCGGCATCACGCGCGAGGAGCCGGCCAAGCCGATGGAGGAAATCACCTTCGCGCACGCCACGGCGGACACCTTGACGCAATCGCCGTGGCAGAAGTTGCCACCTGCGCTGACGGTGGCTCGCGAAGCCCCCTGGCGGGAAGTGCATTTGTGGGCGCCGCATGTGATTTTTCACAACAACCTCTATTACATGTTCTATTGCGCGGGCGGGATCAACAGCAACACGAACTATCAGATCTGTCTGGCCACCTCGCCCGATCTGAAGACTTGGACGCGCTCGCCGAAAAATCCACTGGTCGTGGACGGTTACGATGCGCGCGATCCCTATATTCTGCGCCTGTCCGACCGGTGGGTGATGTATTACACCGCCACCAGTCAACCGCAAGGCGGCAATCATATCGTGGCTTACGTAACCAGTCAGGACTTGTTGACCTGGACCAATCGCGGGGTGGCGTTCACTGATCCGGCCACGGGAACGTGGGGCGGCCCGACGGAATCTCCCTTCGTTGTTCCGCATGGTGGGGCTTATTATTTGTTTATCGGCCCGCGCGACGCCTACGACAGCACGCATGTGTTTGTGAGCAAAGACCCCTTCCATTGGAGCATTGAGAACAAAGTGGGCGACATTCCGGCGCACGCGGCGGAAGTCATTCAGGATACGGATGGCCAATGGTATGTCAGTCGTGCGGGTTGGGGTAAAGGCGGCGTTTATCTCGCTCCGCTCACCTGGCACGACACCCCTTGA